The window CATCGCCCACGCCCTGGGCAAGCGGCTGCTGGTGGTTCGCTACAACGAGCTGGAAAGCCAGTGGGCGGGCGCAACGGCCAAGAACGTGGCCGCCGTGTTCGCCAGCGCCCAGGAGGAAAATGCCGTCCTCTTCTTCGACGAAGCCGACGCCATCGCCGGGCGCCGCTTCACGTCGATGGACCAGGGCTACCAGCGCGAGGCCAACGCCGTGGTGAACGTGCTGCTGCGCGAGCTGGAGGAGTTTTCCGGCGTGGTGATCTTCGCCACCAACCTGGCCGCCAACTTCGACCCCGCGTTCGAGCGGCGCATCCGCACCCACATCCTCTTCGAGCAGCCCGGGCCGGAGGAGCGCGAAAAGATCTGGAAGGTGCAGATCCACGCCCGCAAGACGCCCCTGGCCGCCGACGTGGACTTCTCTGCCCTCGCCCAGCGCTATCCGGTGACGGGGGGCGACATCAAGAACGCCGTCCTCAAGGCGGCGCAGATGGCCATCGCCGAGCCGGGGCCCGACGCGGAAAAGCGGATCGCGCAGCGCCACTTCGAGGGCGCCGTTGACGACGTGCTGGCATCCAAGCGGGTGATGGACCAGTCGCTGTTCGGCGAGTCGGCGCTGGCGGGCATGGCCGGGCTGGCGGGGAGCGGCGGGATGGACGATGAGGTCTCGGCGCTGTCGACGCGGCTGGTGGAGGTGGAGGACACCGTCACTCCGCTGTCCGAAACGCTGCGGCGGATGGAAAAGGCGCAGGCCCGCTCCCGCGAAGACGCCGAGCGGCTCCGCGAGGATGTGCAGCGCATCGCAGAGACGGCCGGCGCGGCTGCGCGCGCGGGGACGAAGGCGGCCGAGCGGCAGGCGAGAACCGCCCTCGTCGTGTCCGTCGCGTCGGCCGTGGGATCGGCCCTCGCGCTTCTCGCGGCACTGCTCTGAAGGCGCGCCTCGTGCTTTTCTGAATCAATTTCCGCCACAGGCGTTACAGCCCTGTAACGCCTGTGGCGCATTGCGCGCGGTCCGAATGGGCGCGCCACGCCTGGACTTCTGCCGTGAACAAGAGTTTATCGCGCCGCGTCTACTTTGTATAAGTTGCGGGATCGGGCTTTCAGGTTCTTGCCGGGACCAAAAACCGGCACTAATCTGTAGAGTGTAATCCAAGACGAAGCAAACAAAGTGCACGAGGCACAAGGCCCTCC is drawn from Longimicrobium sp. and contains these coding sequences:
- a CDS encoding ATP-binding protein; protein product: MSNNPLRDLIFGPDRAALASASTPRRSFADVVLPPSTRRALDNALVQIQKHDLIFGEWGLGERHESGLGLAFNFAGPPGTGKTICAEAIAHALGKRLLVVRYNELESQWAGATAKNVAAVFASAQEENAVLFFDEADAIAGRRFTSMDQGYQREANAVVNVLLRELEEFSGVVIFATNLAANFDPAFERRIRTHILFEQPGPEEREKIWKVQIHARKTPLAADVDFSALAQRYPVTGGDIKNAVLKAAQMAIAEPGPDAEKRIAQRHFEGAVDDVLASKRVMDQSLFGESALAGMAGLAGSGGMDDEVSALSTRLVEVEDTVTPLSETLRRMEKAQARSREDAERLREDVQRIAETAGAAARAGTKAAERQARTALVVSVASAVGSALALLAALL